In the genome of Ignavibacteria bacterium, one region contains:
- the priA gene encoding primosomal protein N' yields the protein MSRYADIVFNLPLYSAFTYEIPSHLIGTAEAGKRALVRFGKKDLTGIIINLKDTTDVVNTRYIKDILDDEPIITKELFDFSNWVAHYYLAPLGEVLFASIPRNINLKSIVTYNLSDNYKLALDNIKKGNEILIKIVNAFEESDDIELTLNQLEKRLNTNELSSYIKTLIDAFVLEKNFRFNRITKEKIVRYYKICIDKKDIEETIRDFKIRSEKQIAVLNALAKNNEIAQKDLMLLTGISSASLKSLIQKELIGFTDKRVFRKASSNLYNNPAEITLSDEQEICMNEIKSMQSENKFSPILLFGVTGSGKTEIYIRAIQDALNQNKNAIVLVPEISLTPQLIARFKERFGDIIGVIHSKVSEGERLDTFDRILNNEIRIVIGARSAIFSPVQNIGIIIIDEEHDSSYKQENSPRYNGRDVALMRGKLNESLVILGSATPSIESFYNAEKGKYKLCTLRHRATKIKPPEIKIVNTQKTDKEQLGKTLEREPEKVKQDFFDFINKVRLRFISKELLLEIDNRLNKKEQIILLQNRRGFHSYIECMNCFNVEFCPRCNIALTYHKSTGTLKCHYCGYSKSMISKCNKCGSTLLVYKGAGTEKVEEELMKIFPKANLARLDSDSASSKKYYESVLNDFYNGKIDILVGTQLISKGLDFPNVTLVGVVNADIGLLNPDFRATEHTFQILTQVSGRAGRKDKEGEVIIQTKHPEYFVFEDIKNHDYLSFYNKELMQRESCDYPPFSRLVLIETKSENQLLAESKIKELFNFVNSIDIEKKLKMLPPSQPLFSKLRDQYRYHLLIKSPKNTDSSGAYLNKKLKEVKAYSDTIKGSIQILIDVDPVNLL from the coding sequence ATGTCACGGTATGCCGATATCGTATTTAATCTTCCGCTTTACAGCGCGTTCACTTATGAAATTCCTTCGCATTTAATCGGGACTGCTGAAGCGGGCAAGCGCGCGCTTGTCCGCTTTGGCAAGAAAGATCTTACCGGGATTATAATCAATCTCAAAGATACTACTGACGTTGTAAATACACGTTACATAAAAGATATTCTTGATGATGAACCGATTATCACAAAAGAGCTTTTTGATTTTTCAAACTGGGTAGCTCATTATTATCTTGCTCCATTGGGCGAAGTTCTTTTCGCATCTATTCCACGCAATATTAATCTCAAATCAATTGTAACCTATAATCTCTCCGATAACTACAAGCTTGCTCTCGATAATATTAAAAAAGGCAATGAGATTTTAATTAAAATCGTGAATGCGTTTGAAGAATCCGATGATATTGAACTTACACTCAATCAGCTTGAGAAAAGATTAAACACTAACGAGCTTTCCTCTTACATAAAAACTCTTATCGATGCATTTGTTCTTGAGAAAAATTTTAGATTTAACCGGATTACAAAGGAAAAAATTGTCCGTTATTATAAGATATGTATAGATAAAAAAGATATTGAAGAAACCATAAGAGATTTTAAAATTCGCTCCGAAAAACAAATAGCGGTTTTGAATGCTCTTGCAAAGAATAATGAAATTGCGCAGAAAGATTTGATGTTATTGACGGGAATTTCTTCAGCTTCATTAAAATCTTTAATCCAAAAAGAATTAATTGGCTTCACTGATAAAAGAGTTTTCAGAAAAGCATCATCGAATTTATATAATAACCCTGCGGAGATTACTCTTAGCGATGAGCAAGAAATTTGCATGAATGAAATAAAATCGATGCAGTCTGAAAATAAGTTCAGTCCGATTTTGCTCTTTGGGGTTACGGGAAGCGGAAAGACAGAAATTTATATAAGAGCAATTCAGGATGCTCTAAATCAAAATAAAAACGCAATCGTTCTTGTTCCTGAAATTTCACTTACACCTCAGCTTATCGCAAGATTTAAAGAAAGATTCGGTGATATAATCGGGGTTATACACAGCAAAGTTTCGGAAGGGGAGCGTCTTGATACATTTGACAGGATTTTAAATAATGAAATCAGAATAGTCATCGGCGCGCGCTCGGCAATTTTTTCTCCGGTGCAAAATATCGGAATAATAATCATTGATGAGGAACACGACAGCTCTTACAAACAGGAAAATTCACCGCGATATAATGGTCGTGATGTTGCATTGATGAGAGGAAAATTAAATGAATCTCTTGTCATTCTCGGCTCTGCAACACCTTCAATTGAAAGTTTTTATAATGCGGAAAAGGGAAAGTACAAACTTTGCACATTGAGGCACCGCGCAACAAAGATAAAGCCACCCGAAATAAAAATTGTAAATACTCAGAAAACTGATAAAGAGCAGCTTGGAAAAACTCTTGAACGAGAGCCGGAAAAAGTTAAGCAGGATTTTTTTGATTTCATAAATAAAGTTCGTTTGAGATTTATCAGCAAAGAACTTTTGCTTGAAATAGACAATCGTCTTAACAAAAAGGAACAAATAATTCTTTTGCAGAACCGCCGCGGATTTCATTCATACATTGAATGCATGAATTGCTTCAATGTTGAGTTCTGCCCGAGATGCAACATTGCTTTGACATACCACAAATCAACCGGAACTCTTAAGTGCCATTATTGCGGCTATTCAAAATCGATGATTAGCAAATGCAATAAATGCGGCTCGACCTTGCTTGTATATAAAGGTGCGGGAACGGAGAAAGTCGAAGAAGAACTTATGAAGATTTTTCCGAAGGCAAATCTTGCGCGGTTGGATTCTGATTCAGCTTCATCAAAAAAATATTATGAATCAGTGCTGAATGATTTTTATAATGGTAAAATTGATATACTTGTCGGCACACAGCTGATTTCAAAAGGTTTGGACTTTCCTAATGTAACGCTTGTTGGTGTAGTAAATGCCGATATTGGTTTGCTCAATCCTGATTTCAGGGCTACCGAACACACATTCCAGATTTTAACGCAGGTCTCAGGCAGGGCAGGGAGAAAAGACAAAGAAGGAGAGGTGATTATTCAGACGAAGCATCCTGAATATTTTGTTTTTGAGGACATAAAAAATCATGATTACCTGTCATTTTACAATAAAGAATTGATGCAGAGAGAATCATGTGATTATCCACCGTTCAGCAGATTGGTTTTAATCGAAACAAAATCAGAAAATCAATTACTTGCAGAAAGCAAAATCAAAGAACTGTTTAATTTTGTGAACTCAATAGATATCGAGAAAAAATTAAAAATGCTTCCTCCAAGCCAGCCGTTGTTTTCTAAACTTCGCGACCAGTACCGTTATCACTTGCTCATCAAATCTCCAAAAAACACAGACTCAAGCGGAGCATACCTCAATAAAAAGCTAAAAGAAGTAAAAGCATATTCCGATACAATTAAAGGAAGTATCCAGATTTTAATTGACGTCGACCCTGTAAATTTATTGTAA
- a CDS encoding serine protease: protein MLKKTIIIFFISLFPFKILFGQLQLEMTISEQIANSTIYLEFSNETVSKESIIKGFCTGIVFMFNINNEFYHYILTNKHNIEGFNKVSFYLTKVKDKKPDYGNMQKFTYDFDETDWIKHPDGDVDLAIYPINNLVELNFGPQKYVIISFAENSIPNDSIINSLSFIENVYVVGYPKQQWDYVNNIPVIRKGVTSSPYKLNYRGREEFLVDAPNFKGNSGSPIIIYDNEHVDNKGNYIIGRRTYLLGINYYTYLYEELGMVKIENIDSIKSKIPSNLHVVIKSQKILDFIEVIKEKNKDLKRN from the coding sequence ATGCTTAAAAAAACTATTATAATATTTTTTATTTCATTATTTCCTTTTAAAATATTATTCGGCCAGTTGCAATTAGAAATGACAATCTCAGAGCAGATTGCTAATTCAACTATATATTTGGAATTTTCAAATGAGACAGTTAGTAAAGAAAGTATTATAAAAGGATTTTGCACTGGAATTGTTTTTATGTTTAATATTAATAATGAATTTTATCATTATATATTAACTAACAAACATAATATAGAGGGTTTTAATAAAGTATCTTTTTATTTAACAAAAGTAAAAGATAAAAAACCAGATTATGGAAATATGCAAAAATTCACATACGATTTTGATGAAACAGATTGGATTAAACATCCCGATGGGGATGTTGATCTTGCAATCTATCCGATCAATAATCTTGTTGAACTAAATTTTGGACCGCAGAAATATGTTATTATTTCTTTTGCTGAAAATTCAATTCCTAATGACTCAATAATAAATTCATTGTCTTTTATAGAAAATGTTTACGTTGTTGGATATCCCAAACAACAATGGGATTATGTTAATAATATTCCAGTCATTAGAAAAGGGGTTACTTCATCTCCCTATAAATTAAATTACAGAGGACGTGAAGAATTTTTAGTAGATGCTCCTAATTTTAAAGGAAATAGTGGATCTCCTATTATTATTTATGACAATGAACATGTTGATAACAAAGGAAATTATATAATAGGACGAAGGACCTATCTCCTGGGAATAAATTATTATACCTATTTATATGAAGAATTGGGAATGGTAAAGATTGAAAATATAGATTCTATAAAATCTAAAATACCTTCAAACCTTCACGTTGTAATTAAATCCCAAAAAATATTGGATTTTATTGAAGTAATTAAAGAAAAAAATAAAGATTTGAAAAGAAATTAA
- a CDS encoding YCF48-related protein has protein sequence MKKLNFKTAILNLIFILASVQLSIADNWQSFGTGTSSDLWGVDFIDNNTGWVVGNNGVIRKTTNGGVNWSAQTSGTSQVLYSVDFINANFGIAVGENRTILRTVNGGDNWIAVNLGSGDKIRRVHFVSENLIFAVGDPGIVYKSNDRGTNWTMITAEFNGGLKGLDFSNSENGFVVGLSGSVFKTSNTGNNWNLVSIPVLHTLEEIDFINNDNGLAVGYNAAVYKISNGTWNNISTPYSNWLFDVEYANENIAYAVGDFGALLKTTNGGFTWNDVWGGTVTLYDISIPSVSTAYISGKNGTILKGTDLVGITPLNSNVPDKFSLSQNYPNPFNPSTKIKFALAKNENVLLTVYDITGKAVKSLVNQNLNTGEYEVEFDAGDLSSGIYYYRLVTNSFAETKKMNLIK, from the coding sequence ATGAAAAAATTAAACTTTAAAACCGCCATTTTAAATTTAATATTTATTTTGGCTTCAGTTCAATTATCCATTGCAGATAATTGGCAATCATTTGGCACAGGAACCTCATCAGATTTGTGGGGAGTTGATTTTATTGATAATAATACCGGATGGGTTGTTGGCAATAATGGTGTGATAAGAAAAACTACAAACGGAGGAGTTAACTGGTCTGCCCAAACAAGCGGTACGTCGCAAGTATTATATAGCGTGGATTTTATTAATGCTAATTTTGGGATTGCTGTCGGAGAAAACAGAACAATCTTAAGAACAGTTAACGGAGGTGATAACTGGATTGCAGTGAATTTGGGTTCAGGAGATAAAATTCGCAGAGTCCACTTTGTTTCAGAGAATTTAATTTTCGCTGTTGGTGATCCCGGTATTGTATATAAATCTAATGACAGAGGAACTAATTGGACTATGATAACTGCTGAGTTTAACGGCGGTTTAAAAGGTTTGGATTTTTCTAATAGCGAAAACGGTTTTGTTGTAGGTCTTTCAGGAAGTGTTTTTAAAACTTCCAATACAGGCAATAATTGGAACTTGGTAAGCATACCGGTTTTGCATACATTGGAAGAGATTGATTTTATAAATAACGATAATGGACTTGCTGTAGGATATAATGCGGCAGTTTACAAAATATCAAACGGAACATGGAATAATATTTCTACCCCATATAGCAACTGGCTTTTCGATGTTGAATATGCTAATGAAAATATTGCTTATGCTGTAGGTGATTTCGGAGCTTTACTTAAAACTACAAATGGAGGATTTACCTGGAATGATGTCTGGGGTGGGACGGTTACTCTTTATGATATATCTATTCCATCAGTTTCAACAGCTTATATTTCAGGTAAAAACGGGACCATATTAAAGGGAACTGATTTAGTAGGAATCACTCCTCTTAACTCAAATGTTCCCGATAAATTCAGTTTGTCGCAAAATTATCCAAATCCTTTTAATCCAAGTACAAAAATAAAATTTGCTTTAGCAAAAAATGAAAATGTTTTGTTAACTGTTTACGATATTACCGGAAAGGCTGTGAAGAGTTTGGTAAACCAAAATCTGAATACCGGCGAATATGAAGTTGAGTTTGATGCAGGTGATTTATCAAGCGGAATTTATTATTACCGGCTTGTGACTAACAGTTTCGCAGAAACAAAGAAAATGAATTTGATAAAATAA
- the tig gene encoding trigger factor yields the protein METNFKDIDSVKKELEFILSYDELKPHFEKALVKYRNKASIPGFRKGKAPLAIVKKMVGESLEYSALEEIANDVFRNHITENDIDILDVGAITDFNYEPQRRFQFKIEFEVKPEIILENYKGIELKKKKYVIDDSLIDEEINYHKLQNSQLEMDSEAFDNEYVVTLDLQDLDKDGNIIIGQTQKDVKVYLANKSLAKEFAKGLKGIKEGETRTISTKDADGSKKKVQATATKVEKLVAPEMNEEFFKKITAKEDIKTLDEFRNTIKDELHKIYDNASEQNLKNELINELLKQNDVTVPNAFVENILKNAAEDYQKRQGKNAKLTSEQIEEYKKANKADATKQAKWFLIKEKIAELENIKVEEEDIKKFAEDIAAKYNMPADKLAELYGKNPDVMNNILNEKTMKFLIDNAKITEIEEVKKPEEQEEVEEV from the coding sequence TTGGAAACAAATTTTAAAGACATTGACAGCGTCAAAAAAGAACTTGAGTTTATTCTATCATATGACGAATTAAAGCCTCATTTCGAAAAAGCGCTTGTAAAATACAGAAATAAAGCATCAATTCCCGGCTTCAGAAAAGGAAAAGCACCCCTTGCAATTGTGAAGAAGATGGTAGGCGAAAGTCTTGAGTATTCAGCTCTAGAAGAAATTGCAAATGACGTTTTCAGAAATCATATTACTGAAAATGACATCGACATCCTCGATGTCGGCGCAATAACTGATTTTAATTACGAGCCGCAAAGAAGATTCCAGTTCAAAATAGAGTTCGAAGTCAAGCCTGAAATAATTCTTGAAAACTATAAAGGCATTGAACTTAAGAAAAAGAAATACGTAATCGATGATTCGCTTATCGATGAGGAGATTAATTATCATAAGCTTCAAAATTCACAGCTTGAAATGGACAGCGAAGCGTTTGATAATGAATATGTGGTCACACTTGATTTGCAGGATTTGGATAAGGACGGAAACATCATTATCGGTCAAACTCAGAAAGACGTTAAAGTTTATCTTGCCAATAAATCTCTTGCAAAAGAATTTGCAAAAGGTTTAAAGGGAATCAAAGAAGGTGAAACAAGAACAATCAGCACAAAAGATGCTGACGGCAGCAAGAAAAAAGTTCAGGCAACTGCAACTAAAGTTGAAAAACTGGTTGCCCCTGAAATGAATGAAGAGTTTTTCAAGAAAATTACCGCGAAAGAAGATATTAAGACTCTTGATGAGTTCAGGAATACGATTAAAGACGAACTGCACAAAATTTATGACAATGCCTCTGAACAAAATCTTAAAAATGAGTTAATTAATGAACTGCTTAAGCAGAACGATGTAACTGTTCCAAATGCGTTTGTTGAAAACATCTTAAAAAACGCTGCCGAAGATTATCAGAAGCGCCAGGGTAAAAATGCGAAACTAACTTCCGAGCAAATCGAAGAATATAAAAAAGCAAATAAAGCGGATGCAACAAAGCAGGCAAAATGGTTTTTAATAAAAGAAAAGATTGCTGAGCTTGAAAACATAAAAGTTGAAGAAGAGGATATAAAAAAGTTTGCAGAGGACATTGCTGCAAAGTATAATATGCCTGCTGATAAATTGGCTGAGCTTTACGGAAAAAACCCTGATGTTATGAATAACATCCTAAATGAGAAAACAATGAAATTCCTTATTGATAATGCAAAAATAACCGAAATAGAAGAAGTTAAGAAACCTGAAGAACAGGAAGAAGTAGAAGAGGTATAA
- a CDS encoding ATP-dependent Clp protease proteolytic subunit, which produces MHNIDLIKKHSDYINSGLNTVAGINNQLVPIVVEQTSRGERSYDIYSRLLKERIIFLGSAIYDELAALIVAQLIFLESEDPDKDIMMYINSPGGSVTAGLGIYDTMQYISPAVSTICVGMAASMGQLLLTGGAAGKRIALPHSKILMHQPWTGGLQGQTSDIIIHAREMEKTRRTLFEIISKHSGQPVDKIEKDADRDNYMTPEEAKKYGLIDNILSKRERSEKK; this is translated from the coding sequence ATGCACAATATAGATTTAATAAAAAAACACAGTGATTATATAAATAGTGGTTTAAATACCGTTGCAGGTATTAATAACCAGCTTGTTCCTATTGTAGTCGAACAGACATCAAGAGGAGAAAGAAGCTATGATATTTATTCAAGGTTATTAAAAGAAAGAATAATTTTTCTGGGCTCTGCAATTTATGATGAGCTTGCGGCATTAATTGTTGCACAGTTAATTTTCCTTGAGTCAGAAGACCCTGATAAAGACATAATGATGTATATAAACTCACCCGGCGGCAGCGTTACTGCAGGATTGGGAATTTACGATACAATGCAGTATATAAGTCCGGCAGTTTCCACAATTTGTGTGGGAATGGCAGCATCTATGGGACAACTTTTGCTCACAGGCGGCGCTGCAGGAAAAAGAATTGCACTACCGCATTCAAAGATTCTTATGCATCAGCCGTGGACAGGTGGTTTGCAGGGACAAACAAGTGATATTATAATCCACGCAAGAGAAATGGAAAAAACACGAAGAACTTTATTTGAAATCATTTCAAAACATTCAGGCCAGCCGGTTGATAAGATTGAAAAAGATGCCGACAGGGATAATTACATGACGCCTGAAGAAGCAAAGAAATACGGATTGATTGATAATATTTTATCAAAAAGAGAACGTTCGGAAAAAAAATAA